One window of the Streptococcus parasanguinis ATCC 15912 genome contains the following:
- a CDS encoding ABC transporter ATP-binding protein, producing the protein MSLLDVQHIKKIYKTRFQGTQVEALKDIHFTVEKGEYVAIMGESGSGKSTLLNILAMLDQPTEGRVYLNGTDTSTIKNKDASSFRREKLGFVFQDFNLLDTLSVKDNILLPLVLSRRPVKEMMSKVDSVSRELGIHQLLEKYPYEISGGQKQRVAVARAIITSPEILLADEPTGALDSKSSAALLDVFEDINTMGQTILMVTHSTAAAARAKRVLFIKDGILYNQIFRGEKTERQMFQEISDTLTVMASEVE; encoded by the coding sequence ATGTCATTACTAGATGTTCAACATATCAAAAAAATCTACAAAACCCGCTTTCAAGGAACGCAGGTTGAAGCCTTAAAGGATATTCACTTCACCGTGGAAAAGGGTGAGTACGTGGCTATTATGGGGGAATCAGGATCCGGGAAATCGACCCTTCTCAATATCCTAGCCATGCTGGACCAACCAACCGAAGGACGGGTCTACCTCAATGGCACGGACACCTCAACCATCAAGAACAAAGACGCATCGAGCTTCCGTCGCGAAAAACTAGGTTTTGTCTTTCAAGATTTTAACTTGCTCGATACCTTGTCCGTCAAAGACAATATCCTTCTCCCTCTAGTTCTCTCACGCAGGCCAGTCAAAGAAATGATGAGCAAGGTCGATAGCGTCAGTCGGGAATTGGGTATTCACCAACTTCTTGAAAAATACCCCTACGAAATCTCTGGTGGGCAAAAGCAACGGGTGGCCGTAGCGCGGGCTATCATCACCTCACCTGAAATCCTCCTTGCGGATGAGCCAACAGGGGCGCTGGATTCCAAGTCTTCAGCTGCGTTACTGGACGTCTTTGAAGATATCAATACCATGGGCCAAACCATTCTCATGGTGACCCACTCAACCGCAGCGGCAGCGCGTGCCAAGCGCGTGCTCTTTATCAAGGATGGGATCCTTTACAACCAGATCTTCCGTGGCGAAAAAACGGAGCGTCAGATGTTCCAAGAAATCTCGGATACCCTGACGGTCATGGCAAGTGAGGTGGAGTAG
- a CDS encoding sensor histidine kinase, with protein MNKFGTIFWQYVVSRRRLVYLLVIFLVVDLVFAYLFPETGTVFLYATLVLGFFALCILIWDFAMTFQDYRKAALYEEVEVASPLEHLLYEKYTEEQQARLEEGKTAQAKFNDLMDYYTLWVHQIKTPIAASQLLVQDVETPIVKQQMEQELFKIDSYANLVLQYLRLESFHDDLVLKRVSVEDLVKEVVRKYALFFIQKNLTVDLHDLEQEVITDRKWLLVIIEQLLSNSLKYTSTGGIEIYFKDQTLFIKDSGIGIKNSDVLRVFERGFSGYNGHLTQQSSGLGLYLSKKIAEQLGHRITLHSEVGQGTTVAIRFEEKKLVMD; from the coding sequence ATGAATAAATTTGGAACGATCTTCTGGCAGTACGTGGTATCCCGCAGGCGCCTAGTCTATCTATTGGTCATCTTTTTGGTCGTCGATTTGGTTTTTGCCTATCTCTTTCCAGAGACAGGGACTGTTTTCCTCTATGCGACCCTAGTGCTAGGCTTTTTTGCCCTCTGTATCTTGATCTGGGATTTCGCCATGACCTTTCAAGACTACCGCAAAGCCGCACTTTATGAGGAAGTTGAGGTTGCTTCGCCTCTGGAACACCTCCTTTATGAAAAATACACGGAAGAACAGCAGGCGCGCTTGGAGGAAGGGAAGACCGCCCAGGCCAAGTTCAATGACCTGATGGATTACTATACCCTCTGGGTTCACCAGATTAAGACGCCCATTGCGGCCAGCCAGCTCTTGGTGCAAGATGTCGAGACACCCATTGTCAAGCAGCAGATGGAGCAGGAGCTCTTTAAGATTGATTCCTATGCCAATCTGGTTTTGCAGTACCTGCGACTGGAGAGTTTTCATGATGATCTGGTCTTAAAGCGCGTGTCGGTAGAAGACTTGGTCAAGGAAGTGGTCCGCAAGTATGCCCTCTTTTTTATCCAAAAGAACTTGACAGTGGACCTACATGATTTGGAGCAGGAGGTCATCACCGATCGCAAGTGGCTCCTAGTCATCATCGAGCAGCTCTTATCCAATAGTCTCAAGTACACCAGCACCGGTGGGATTGAAATCTATTTTAAAGACCAGACTCTCTTTATAAAAGATAGCGGGATTGGGATCAAAAATAGCGATGTGCTTCGCGTCTTTGAGCGGGGCTTCTCCGGCTACAATGGCCACCTGACCCAGCAATCTTCAGGGCTGGGGCTCTATCTATCTAAGAAAATCGCAGAGCAATTGGGCCACAGGATCACCCTCCATTCAGAGGTCGGCCAAGGCACGACCGTTGCCATTCGCTTTGAAGAGAAGAAGTTGGTCATGGATTAA